A region of the Longimicrobium sp. genome:
CGGCCAGCTCGAAGCGCACCCCCGGCAGGTTGTAGCCCCGCACCCGCCGCAGCAGCTCGGGCGCGTTCAGGTACGGCGCGCCCACGTAGCCGAACGGCGTCGACGTTCCTCGTCCGACGGAGAGGTTCGTCGTCTCCAGCATCACCAGCCCCGAGAAGCTGAGCGCCGCGTCCAGGGTGCGGATGTTGGGCGACGGGTTGATCCAGGGGAGCCCCGTCTGGTCGAACCAGCGGTTCCCCTGCCAGCCGGCCACGGGAACGACCTTCAGGTCCACGCCCAGCCCGTAGCGTCCGTTCACGTAGCGCGCCAGCTCGCCCGCCGTCAGCCCGTGGCGCAGGGGGACGGGGTACGCGCCGGTGATCAGCGGCCCGTGCGTGCGCATCTCCCAGTGCATCAGCGGGCCCTCCACGCGCGCGGTCACCGGGTTGGGCCGGTCCAGGACGATGAAGGGGATGCCGCGCTTGGCCGCCTCCTCCATGGCGAAGGTCATGGTCCACACGTAGGTGTACGGCCGCGCGCCGATGTCCTGGATGTCGAAGAGGAGCACGTCCACGTCGCGCAGCATGGCGGTGGTGGGCCGCTCGGTGGCGCCGTAGAGCGAGTAGACGGGAACGCCGGTGCGCGCGTCGCGCCCGCCACCGATCTTCTCGCCGCCGTCCACGTTGCCGCGGATGCCGTGCTCGGGGCCGAAGAGCGCCGTCAGCCGCACGCCGGGGGTGGCGAACAGCACGTCCACGTCGCTGCGGCCGTCGCGGGTCACGGCGGTGTGGTTGGTGATGAGCCCCACGCGCCGCCCCCGCACCAGGTGCAGCGAGTCGCGGATCAGCACCTCGATCCCGGGGATCGGCGCCTCCGCGGCAGAATC
Encoded here:
- a CDS encoding DUF1343 domain-containing protein, with the protein product MMPTFPLLRAAAAAVPAAALAAAVAWPRAGQGDAVATHLASPRPESAASPLAAVRRDSAAEAPIPGIEVLIRDSLHLVRGRRVGLITNHTAVTRDGRSDVDVLFATPGVRLTALFGPEHGIRGNVDGGEKIGGGRDARTGVPVYSLYGATERPTTAMLRDVDVLLFDIQDIGARPYTYVWTMTFAMEEAAKRGIPFIVLDRPNPVTARVEGPLMHWEMRTHGPLITGAYPVPLRHGLTAGELARYVNGRYGLGVDLKVVPVAGWQGNRWFDQTGLPWINPSPNIRTLDAALSFSGLVMLETTNLSVGRGTSTPFGYVGAPYLNAPELLRRVRGYNLPGVRFELA